The Triticum urartu cultivar G1812 chromosome 6, Tu2.1, whole genome shotgun sequence genome includes the window AATCAAATTGGTTTTAAAATACAATTCATGAGAGGCCCAAGTTTTAACAAATGCCAAGCATACTTATTGAATGACATTGTTGAGCTGCCACTCCACCAGCCACCTATTATGCAAGAGTGATGAGAGTTTAGTCACACTTGAAGTCTAGAACTGCAAATGGTGGTACCATATGAGCTGACATACTACAAACGATGGTATTGTATGAGTTGAAAATAAGTCAATCTATGTTGAAAGAAAAGGCCTGTTTTATATCTCGTAACTGTGTTTGATGCACTATTAGCTTATTAGTCTCCAGTCTGGATTGTCTATTCTGAAGAATCACTCCATGCTATGGTCCTTCTATGGCAACTTTTATAATGAAATAGTGCGAACAAAGTTGAACAAATGCCTTCAAGACAGTAGTGCAAGCAACAGTCAGATCCAACGATGTAGCCAGAACTCCATTTGGCATACCAATCATAAAGTTGAATGCTTTCTTGCTGAGGCCATTCAAATCAGACGATGTATCCACATCGAATACTGGAATCCAGGTAGAACCTTTCACCCAGGCCTGCGATACGAGCAAAGGACAGGAAAATGTGAGCATCGACGATTAACCAACACTAGAAATGGTTGTTAGTCCTACCACCAACCTTTTGACGCTCATTTGAAGGCCTAACATCCAGAAGGACCTTGTCCGTGAGTTTGAATGTATAGCCAGCTTCCCTTGGTGTAAGGGTCTTGATCTTCTGCTCCCTGATCTTCAAGCAGAGCATTCCACAGCCATACAAATAACAGCAGTTCATCATTTAGAGATTCATACATGCATTACACACATGGATGCCGAATTCAAACGACAAAGCTTAAGCTAAGAGCGCCGTGATTCCGAGATGAAAGCAACTTCAGAGGAGGTTTGCACAACCGGTGGTACTGTAGACGCGTAGTGTAAACGAAATGAGAAGAGTAGAAAGGCGTGAGCTCACCAGCGTCTCCCACCGCCTCCTGGCAGCGGCCATCTCCTTGGCCTGCCtcgtctcctcctcctcgcccccCTGCCCGCCTCCCACTGCCGCCCCCATCTTCACCACCCCACTCCACCGCTGCACGCACACAACCACCGGCAGCTCAGGGCACAGAAAGAGCACAGGAAAACGCAGGAGACAAAACCGCGTACCTTTGAAGGGAGCAGGCGAGGACGAAAGTAACGGGGACAGGAGGAGGAATGCGCCGCGGCGGCAGGGGAGGAGGCGCCGGCGACGCGGCGTGCGAGGCTGAGAGGTGGTGCTGCCATTTTCTTGGCTTGCTCTCAGGCAGGAGGTTTTAGGCTTTTAGCCGTAGCTTTATCCCCATCTCATACTCGGCTCTGCAATTGGCCAAGGAGAGTGCAACTGCAGACCTTGTGG containing:
- the LOC125513553 gene encoding rhodanese-like domain-containing protein 11, chloroplastic, translating into MAAPPLSLARRVAGASSPAAAAHSSSCPRYFRPRLLPSKRWSGVVKMGAAVGGGQGGEEEETRQAKEMAAARRRWETLIREQKIKTLTPREAGYTFKLTDKVLLDVRPSNERQKAWVKGSTWIPVFDVDTSSDLNGLSKKAFNFMIGGWWSGSSTMSFNKNFVQQTEEKFSKDADIILVCQKGLRSIAAAEQLYNAGFKNLFWVQGGLEAAEEEDFEREGSQPFKLAGIGGVSEFFGWTDQQRAQAAKEGWGYRLLFTGRLVGAIVLADALFVGAQSIGPLLQQLQPH